The Niastella koreensis GR20-10 genome includes a window with the following:
- a CDS encoding SDR family oxidoreductase: protein MNRLQNKTALITGGNSGIGFATAKEFLEQGATVIITGRNQGYLQEAKQALQGKVHTILSDTGNLDDIHKLAKQVQQITPRLDVVFINAGIGKFAPIEAVTEAHYDEQFNINVKGAYFTIQELLPLVNDGGSIILNTSINAHMGMANTSVYAATKAALLTLARTLSTELLPRRIRVNAISPGPVTTEILKKTGLTTEQVNGFKESLANQVPLGRLGDPSEIAKVATFFASDDSSFVIGAELIADGGMITL from the coding sequence ATGAATCGTTTACAAAATAAGACCGCCCTTATAACCGGCGGTAACAGCGGGATAGGTTTTGCCACAGCAAAAGAATTTCTTGAACAGGGCGCCACAGTAATTATTACAGGCCGTAACCAGGGTTATTTACAGGAAGCAAAACAGGCTTTACAGGGAAAGGTGCATACTATTCTATCCGATACCGGTAACCTGGATGATATTCATAAACTGGCTAAGCAGGTTCAGCAGATCACCCCACGCCTGGATGTAGTATTTATCAATGCAGGTATTGGCAAGTTTGCTCCTATTGAAGCAGTAACAGAAGCACATTACGACGAGCAGTTCAACATTAATGTAAAAGGCGCTTACTTCACTATCCAGGAATTATTACCCCTCGTCAACGATGGAGGTTCTATTATCCTTAACACGTCTATCAACGCCCACATGGGTATGGCCAACACAAGTGTTTACGCCGCCACTAAAGCCGCGTTGCTTACGCTGGCCCGCACCTTATCAACCGAATTATTACCACGCAGGATCCGCGTAAACGCCATCAGTCCTGGCCCGGTTACTACCGAAATTCTGAAAAAGACCGGTTTAACTACCGAACAGGTGAATGGTTTTAAAGAATCATTAGCTAACCAGGTACCGCTTGGCCGTTTAGGTGATCCCTCAGAAATTGCCAAAGTTGCCACCTTCTTCGCCTCAGATGATTCCAGCTTTGTAATTGGCGCCGAGCTGATCGCCGATGGCGGGATGATCACTTTGTAA
- a CDS encoding AAA domain-containing protein: protein MDYFKRLLDLLKTEREEDRQLYLKLTQTTSVNQRRANGLTWYPIAIRDQEMSRGDYLTVEVERTTHHDVIHQLRFGMPALLFSNHDAESNKVEGTITFVNGNRLKITLRTDELPDWASDGKLGIDLLFDENSYDEMQNACKLAASLAEKPAEGRLIQILTGNKAPSFENSAPVAVSNLNSSQQAAVNKILQANDLAIVHGPPGTGKTTTLVQAIKAMIKKDNQQILVVAPSNTAVDLLSEKLSDEGLNVLRVGNPARVSERLLSLTLDYKMADHPHTKEIKRLKKQASAFMDMAHKYKRHFGKAERDQRKALFAEARNIMKEVDNSEQYIIKDLVAKAQVITATLLGSNHYTVRNLKFNTVVIDEAGQALEPACWVPILKAQKVVLAGDHCQLPPTVKSAEAAQNGLATTLLEKCVALHPEAEVLLEEQYRMHEMIMGYSSSTFYDDRLKAHASVARHVLFSNDNPLVFVDTAGCGFDEKTEQTSTYNPEEAAFLFRHLTQLVSSLDSHYKPENFPSIAIISPYKQQIDTLKQQFLSSPALQAYGHKIAINTIDSFQGQERDIVYISMTRSNPDNRIGFLSDIRRMNVAMTRARKKLVVIGDSATLSQFDFYNNFISWAQDRNAYQSAWEFAE, encoded by the coding sequence ATGGATTATTTTAAAAGGCTGCTGGATTTGTTGAAGACCGAGCGTGAAGAGGACAGGCAATTGTATTTAAAACTTACTCAAACTACTTCTGTAAACCAACGCAGGGCCAATGGATTGACCTGGTACCCCATCGCCATCCGCGACCAGGAAATGAGCCGGGGCGATTACCTGACCGTTGAAGTAGAACGCACTACCCATCACGATGTTATTCACCAGTTACGTTTTGGCATGCCGGCCTTGCTGTTCAGTAACCACGACGCGGAAAGCAACAAGGTAGAAGGCACCATCACCTTTGTGAATGGCAACCGCCTGAAGATCACCCTGCGTACCGACGAACTGCCCGACTGGGCCAGCGATGGTAAACTGGGTATTGACCTGCTGTTTGATGAGAACAGCTATGATGAAATGCAGAATGCCTGCAAACTAGCCGCCTCCCTGGCTGAAAAACCAGCAGAAGGCCGGTTGATACAAATACTTACCGGTAACAAGGCGCCTTCGTTTGAGAACAGCGCCCCGGTTGCCGTTTCCAACCTGAATTCCTCACAGCAAGCCGCTGTAAATAAAATACTCCAGGCCAATGACCTGGCCATTGTACATGGTCCGCCGGGAACCGGTAAAACCACTACGCTGGTGCAGGCCATTAAAGCCATGATCAAAAAGGATAATCAGCAAATACTGGTAGTGGCGCCCAGCAATACCGCCGTTGACCTGCTGAGCGAAAAGTTAAGTGATGAAGGGCTGAATGTATTGCGGGTGGGAAACCCTGCGCGGGTATCGGAACGCCTGTTATCGCTTACGCTCGATTACAAGATGGCCGACCATCCCCATACGAAAGAAATAAAACGCCTTAAAAAACAGGCATCGGCTTTCATGGATATGGCGCACAAGTACAAACGCCATTTCGGCAAGGCTGAACGCGACCAGCGCAAAGCCCTGTTTGCTGAAGCGCGCAACATTATGAAAGAGGTTGACAATTCAGAACAATATATTATAAAAGACCTGGTAGCAAAAGCCCAGGTGATCACTGCCACGCTGTTAGGCTCCAACCACTATACCGTACGCAACCTGAAGTTCAATACGGTGGTGATTGACGAGGCCGGTCAGGCGTTGGAACCTGCCTGCTGGGTACCCATCCTGAAAGCACAAAAAGTGGTGCTGGCCGGCGACCATTGCCAGTTACCGCCTACCGTAAAAAGCGCCGAAGCCGCCCAAAACGGCCTGGCCACCACCCTGCTGGAAAAATGCGTGGCATTACACCCGGAAGCGGAGGTATTACTGGAAGAGCAGTACCGCATGCACGAAATGATCATGGGCTATTCTTCTTCTACCTTTTACGACGACCGGTTAAAAGCGCACGCTTCTGTGGCCCGGCACGTGTTGTTCAGTAACGACAACCCGCTGGTATTTGTTGATACTGCTGGTTGTGGTTTTGATGAAAAGACCGAACAAACCAGTACCTACAATCCCGAGGAAGCCGCCTTTTTATTCAGGCACCTCACACAGCTGGTATCTTCGCTGGATAGTCATTATAAACCCGAGAACTTCCCCAGTATTGCCATCATTTCGCCTTACAAGCAACAGATAGATACGCTGAAACAACAATTCTTAAGCTCACCCGCCCTGCAGGCTTACGGGCATAAGATCGCTATCAATACCATCGACAGTTTTCAGGGCCAGGAACGCGACATTGTATATATCAGCATGACGCGCAGCAACCCCGACAACCGCATCGGCTTCTTAAGTGATATCCGCCGCATGAACGTGGCCATGACGCGCGCCCGTAAAAAACTGGTGGTAATTGGCGACAGCGCTACCCTTTCGCAATTTGATTTCTACAACAACTTCATTAGCTGGGCACAAGACCGTAATGCTTATCAGAGTGCATGGGAATTCGCTGAATAG